A window of the Actinobacillus genomosp. 1 genome harbors these coding sequences:
- a CDS encoding heme lyase CcmF/NrfE family subunit produces MIAELGNYALALALGLSIFLAILPLIGAQKQNSTLMALARPMTWAMFLALTISFGSLFYLFAVNDFSVQYVVNNSNSTLPIQYRLSAVWGSHEGSMLLWVWLLSLWSIAVAAFSRQMPEEAVSRVLSVMGLISIGFLVFLIFSSNPFKRTFPDFPADGRELNPMLQDVGLIFHPPLLYMGYVGFSVAFAFAIASLMTGRLDTAWARWSRPWTMAAWVFLTLGIVLGSWWAYYELGWGGWWFWDPVENASLMPWLAGTALIHSLAVTEKRGTFKAWTVLLAILAFSLCLLGTFLVRSGILVSVHAFASDPTRGLYILAYLVLVIGGSLLLYAFQGSKIKSFDNYERYSRESMLLINNVMLMAFLSVVLLGTLLPLVHKQIGLGTISIGAPFFDQMFLILMVPFSFILGIGPLVKWRRDQVSAIRTPIIIALIMMVVLGFGLPYLLHDRITATSVLGVMMASIIVILSLYELHQRATHRHSFLAGVFKLSRSHWGMVLAHLGVAMTVFGIAFSQNYSVEKNVRMNVGDSVQLQGYDFTFKGIKITDGANYQGGTAEIEISRQGQYESTLNAEKRFYNVSKMGMTEAAIDWGFRRDLYAALGEKLEDGSWGVRLYYKPFVRWIWIGGLFMVFGGLLCMFDKRYRLNVVRKNA; encoded by the coding sequence ATGATTGCGGAATTAGGCAATTATGCCTTAGCACTTGCACTCGGATTGTCGATTTTTTTGGCAATTTTACCGCTTATCGGTGCGCAAAAACAGAATAGTACATTAATGGCATTAGCCCGTCCGATGACGTGGGCAATGTTTTTAGCATTGACGATTTCATTCGGTTCGCTGTTTTATCTGTTTGCAGTGAATGATTTTAGCGTGCAATACGTTGTAAATAACTCTAACTCGACATTACCTATTCAATATCGTTTATCTGCGGTTTGGGGATCACATGAAGGGTCAATGTTATTGTGGGTATGGTTACTCTCGCTTTGGTCTATCGCCGTAGCGGCATTTTCCCGTCAGATGCCGGAAGAAGCGGTTTCTCGCGTATTAAGCGTGATGGGATTAATCAGCATTGGCTTTTTAGTCTTCTTAATCTTCAGTTCAAATCCGTTTAAACGTACTTTCCCTGATTTCCCTGCGGACGGACGTGAATTAAATCCAATGTTGCAAGACGTTGGGTTAATTTTCCATCCGCCATTATTATATATGGGATATGTCGGTTTCTCCGTCGCATTTGCGTTTGCGATTGCTTCTTTGATGACCGGCAGATTGGATACCGCTTGGGCTCGTTGGTCTCGGCCTTGGACAATGGCGGCTTGGGTATTTTTAACACTCGGTATCGTATTGGGTTCTTGGTGGGCTTATTATGAATTAGGCTGGGGCGGTTGGTGGTTCTGGGATCCGGTTGAAAATGCTTCATTAATGCCATGGCTTGCCGGTACGGCTCTTATTCACTCGTTAGCGGTGACTGAAAAACGCGGGACTTTTAAGGCTTGGACGGTTTTATTAGCAATCTTGGCATTCTCGCTTTGCTTGTTAGGTACGTTTTTAGTACGTTCCGGTATTTTGGTTTCAGTACATGCGTTTGCCTCTGATCCGACTCGCGGTTTATATATTCTCGCTTATTTAGTCTTGGTGATTGGCGGTTCATTATTACTTTATGCTTTCCAAGGCTCTAAAATTAAAAGTTTCGATAACTATGAACGCTATTCGAGAGAGTCTATGTTGCTCATTAATAATGTGATGTTAATGGCATTCTTATCTGTAGTGTTGTTAGGAACCTTGTTACCGTTGGTACATAAACAGATCGGTTTAGGTACGATTTCTATCGGTGCGCCGTTCTTTGATCAAATGTTCTTAATTTTAATGGTACCTTTCTCATTTATTTTAGGTATCGGTCCATTAGTAAAATGGCGTAGAGATCAAGTGTCGGCAATTCGTACTCCGATAATTATTGCATTAATTATGATGGTCGTGCTTGGTTTCGGCTTACCGTATTTGTTGCATGATCGTATTACCGCCACTTCGGTATTAGGCGTTATGATGGCGTCCATCATTGTTATTTTGAGTCTGTATGAATTACACCAACGCGCAACGCATAGACATTCCTTTTTAGCCGGCGTATTTAAATTATCGCGCTCCCATTGGGGTATGGTATTGGCTCATTTGGGTGTTGCGATGACGGTATTTGGAATTGCATTCAGCCAAAACTATAGTGTAGAGAAAAATGTACGTATGAATGTCGGCGATAGCGTACAGCTTCAAGGTTATGATTTTACCTTCAAAGGCATTAAAATTACTGACGGTGCAAACTATCAAGGCGGTACGGCCGAGATTGAGATTTCGCGCCAAGGACAATACGAATCGACCTTGAATGCAGAGAAGCGATTCTATAACGTGAGTAAGATGGGAATGACGGAAGCCGCCATTGATTGGGGCTTTAGACGAGATCTATATGCAGCGTTGGGTGAAAAGTTAGAAGACGGCTCGTGGGGCGTACGTTTATATTATAAACCGTTTGTTCGTTGGATTTGGATTGGCGGTTTATTTATGGTGTTCGGCGGTTTACTCTGTATGTTCGATAAACGTTACAGACTAAACGTAGTTAGAAAAAACGCATAA
- the ccmE gene encoding cytochrome c maturation protein CcmE — protein MNPRRKSRLKVVVSIIFGVAVAAGLTLYALSQNIDLFYTPSEIVNGKNDDPEQKPEVGQRIRVGGMVVEGTVKRDDKTLKVEFEANDVGPSIVIEYEGILPDLFREGQGIVAQGVLVEPTRLKATEVLAKHDENYMPPELGDKLKQQHSAAGISEADLKGASARDKAEIERTLKTLQGE, from the coding sequence ATGAATCCAAGACGTAAATCTCGATTGAAAGTGGTAGTTTCAATCATTTTTGGTGTTGCGGTAGCAGCCGGATTAACGCTTTACGCGCTAAGCCAAAATATCGACCTCTTTTATACTCCGTCAGAGATTGTAAATGGTAAAAATGATGATCCTGAACAAAAGCCTGAGGTGGGGCAACGTATTCGTGTAGGCGGTATGGTTGTCGAAGGCACGGTAAAGCGTGATGATAAAACGCTAAAAGTAGAATTTGAGGCGAATGATGTCGGTCCGTCAATCGTTATCGAATATGAAGGAATTTTACCGGACTTATTCCGTGAGGGGCAGGGGATTGTCGCACAGGGAGTACTGGTTGAACCGACTCGTTTAAAAGCAACCGAGGTATTAGCGAAACACGATGAAAATTATATGCCTCCTGAGTTAGGTGATAAATTGAAGCAACAACATAGTGCTGCAGGTATTTCCGAAGCGGATTTGAAAGGTGCGTCAGCACGCGATAAAGCTGAAATTGAAAGAACATTGAAGACCTTACAAGGGGAATAA
- the ccmD gene encoding heme exporter protein CcmD: protein MQFQFESISEFFSMGNYGFYVWLSYAVSLLSMGILIWQTRREHKQILQNIQKEQAREIQLNKR, encoded by the coding sequence ATGCAATTTCAATTTGAATCTATCAGTGAGTTTTTCTCAATGGGTAATTACGGATTTTATGTTTGGCTTTCGTATGCCGTATCGTTGCTCTCAATGGGTATTCTTATTTGGCAAACTCGTCGTGAACATAAGCAAATTTTACAAAATATTCAGAAAGAACAGGCCCGAGAAATTCAGTTGAATAAGAGATAG
- a CDS encoding heme ABC transporter permease, whose protein sequence is MWKWLHPYAKSETQYRLLGKIQPALGWLSFMMLAVAFVWGLGFAPKDYQQGDSYRIIFIHVPAAIWSMGVYGSMAVAALVALVWQIRQANLAMISMAPIGLVFAFISLATGAIWGKPMWGTWWVWDARLTSALVLFFLYIGVMALYSAFQDKQTGAKAAGVLAVVGVINLPIIHFSVEWWNTLHQGATITKLDKPSMAVEMLIPLLLAIFGSLIFTAWFSIWRYRIALLNDERKRPWTKTLSK, encoded by the coding sequence ATGTGGAAATGGCTTCACCCCTATGCTAAATCGGAAACACAATATCGATTGTTAGGGAAAATCCAGCCGGCATTAGGTTGGTTAAGTTTTATGATGTTAGCGGTCGCATTTGTCTGGGGACTTGGGTTTGCGCCTAAAGATTACCAACAAGGCGATAGTTATCGTATTATCTTTATTCACGTACCTGCGGCAATTTGGTCGATGGGCGTATATGGTTCAATGGCGGTTGCCGCATTAGTAGCATTAGTATGGCAAATTCGCCAAGCAAACCTTGCGATGATTTCAATGGCTCCAATCGGTTTGGTTTTCGCATTTATTTCACTTGCGACCGGTGCGATTTGGGGTAAGCCTATGTGGGGAACTTGGTGGGTATGGGATGCTCGTTTAACTTCGGCTTTAGTGCTATTTTTCCTTTATATCGGTGTAATGGCACTTTATTCCGCTTTCCAAGATAAACAAACCGGTGCGAAGGCGGCTGGCGTATTAGCCGTAGTCGGGGTCATTAATCTGCCGATTATCCATTTCTCGGTAGAATGGTGGAATACGTTACATCAAGGCGCAACTATTACCAAATTAGATAAGCCGTCAATGGCGGTAGAAATGTTAATTCCGTTATTGTTAGCTATTTTCGGCAGTTTGATTTTTACTGCTTGGTTTAGTATTTGGCGTTATCGTATCGCTTTATTAAACGATGAACGTAAACGCCCTTGGACGAAAACATTAAGCAAATAA
- the ccmB gene encoding heme exporter protein CcmB, with product MILFTIIQRELTIALRKPAEILNPLWFFLIVITLFPLLMGPNPELLGKIAPGVAWVAALLSALLSFERLFRDDYLDGSLEQLMLLPIGLPQVALAKVIAHWLLTGLPLILLSPVAAILLSLETNVWWALVLTLLLGTPILSCLGAIGVALTVGLRKGGTLLSLLILPLFLPVLIFAAAVLEAATLNMGYSGQLAIIGAILALTLTFSPFAIAGALRISLQ from the coding sequence ATGATTCTATTTACTATTATTCAACGAGAATTAACAATCGCTTTGCGTAAACCGGCGGAGATTCTGAATCCTCTTTGGTTTTTTTTGATTGTGATTACCTTGTTCCCGTTATTGATGGGACCAAACCCTGAATTATTAGGAAAAATTGCTCCGGGGGTGGCATGGGTTGCGGCATTGCTTTCTGCTTTATTATCGTTTGAAAGATTATTCCGTGATGACTATCTGGACGGTTCTCTCGAGCAACTTATGTTATTGCCTATCGGTTTACCGCAAGTTGCATTAGCTAAAGTGATTGCGCATTGGCTACTAACGGGGTTACCGTTAATTTTACTTTCGCCGGTCGCAGCGATTTTACTTTCGTTAGAAACGAATGTGTGGTGGGCATTGGTACTAACCTTATTACTCGGTACACCGATTCTTAGCTGTTTAGGTGCGATAGGTGTCGCTTTAACAGTCGGTTTGCGTAAGGGCGGAACCTTATTAAGTTTATTGATTTTACCCTTGTTTTTACCGGTATTGATTTTTGCTGCGGCAGTATTGGAAGCGGCAACATTGAATATGGGATATAGCGGGCAGCTTGCCATTATCGGTGCGATTTTAGCTTTAACGCTTACATTCTCACCTTTTGCGATAGCAGGCGCATTGAGAATAAGCCTTCAATAA
- the ccmA gene encoding cytochrome c biogenesis heme-transporting ATPase CcmA yields MIHANQLTITNLACERGENRLFENCNFSVASGEWVQIEGHNGIGKTSLLRILAGLAIPAEGCVLWNDIPIQKQRDEYYSELFYLAHHAGVKPELSPWENLRFYQKIQGLALDDETLWNALDKVGLIGREDLACSYLSAGQQRRVALAKLWLTKQKLWILDEPFTAIDKKGVTDLIAHIEQHCENGGIVIFTSHQAAESNKVKTLSLDQFKL; encoded by the coding sequence ATGATACATGCTAATCAATTAACTATTACTAATCTTGCTTGTGAACGAGGTGAAAATCGTTTATTTGAAAATTGTAATTTTTCCGTTGCATCAGGTGAGTGGGTTCAAATTGAGGGGCATAACGGGATAGGGAAAACTAGTTTATTACGTATTCTTGCAGGGCTTGCCATACCGGCCGAAGGATGTGTGCTATGGAATGATATTCCTATCCAAAAACAACGTGATGAATATTATTCGGAATTATTTTATTTAGCGCATCATGCGGGGGTAAAACCGGAGCTTTCTCCTTGGGAAAATTTACGTTTTTATCAGAAGATCCAAGGATTAGCATTAGATGATGAAACGTTATGGAATGCTTTAGATAAAGTCGGTTTGATTGGAAGAGAAGATCTGGCTTGTTCATATCTTTCCGCTGGGCAACAACGTCGGGTTGCATTAGCGAAATTATGGCTGACAAAGCAAAAACTGTGGATTTTGGATGAACCTTTTACTGCGATTGATAAAAAAGGTGTTACGGACTTAATTGCTCACATTGAACAACATTGTGAGAATGGCGGTATAGTCATTTTTACCAGTCATCAAGCGGCGGAAAGTAATAAAGTTAAAACCTTATCTTTGGATCAGTTTAAACTATGA
- the hda gene encoding DnaA regulatory inactivator Hda — translation MQLPLPIHQIDDETFENFYAENSLVLVDSLRQNFVDVQQPFFYIWGGKSSGKSHLLKAVSNHYLLNQQTSSYIPLEKSQYFSPMVLDNAEQLDVICLDDIQVVAGDETWELAIFNLFNQIREQQGLFGSNHKTLLLISADCPPHQLRINLPDLRSRLTWGEVYQLSDLSDEQKRIILQRNAYQKGMELSDEVANFLLKRLDRDLHTLSVELERLDRASLQAQRKLTVPFVKEILGL, via the coding sequence TTGCAACTACCACTACCGATTCATCAAATTGATGATGAAACTTTTGAGAATTTCTATGCGGAAAACAGTCTTGTACTGGTGGATTCGTTACGTCAAAATTTTGTCGATGTACAACAGCCTTTCTTTTATATTTGGGGAGGAAAAAGTAGTGGTAAGAGTCATCTCCTAAAAGCGGTAAGTAATCATTATTTACTGAATCAGCAAACTTCCAGCTATATTCCTTTAGAAAAATCACAATATTTTTCGCCAATGGTTTTGGATAACGCCGAGCAATTAGATGTGATTTGTTTGGATGATATTCAAGTGGTTGCCGGTGATGAAACTTGGGAACTTGCTATTTTTAATCTTTTTAATCAGATTCGCGAACAACAAGGGTTATTTGGTAGCAATCATAAAACATTGCTACTAATTAGTGCGGATTGCCCGCCGCATCAATTAAGAATTAATTTACCGGATTTACGTTCCCGCCTTACTTGGGGAGAGGTTTATCAATTAAGTGATTTAAGTGATGAACAAAAGCGAATCATTTTGCAACGAAATGCGTATCAAAAGGGAATGGAACTTTCTGATGAAGTTGCCAATTTCTTATTAAAACGATTAGATCGAGATCTACATACATTATCTGTCGAATTGGAACGATTGGATCGCGCTTCTTTGCAGGCTCAACGCAAATTGACCGTTCCTTTTGTGAAAGAAATTCTTGGTTTGTAA
- a CDS encoding DUF5718 family protein: MQKEHFIGLGVAGNFAGHLEQAGEAADFLQVKTEEAIQPKAIFPFYVPSQTLNSTEQFLATYPLSHDTITFPNDADNLQIEPEVALICKIEYQNNQVIALKPTHFAAYNDCSIRRPNARKICEKKNWGNASKGISETLIPLDHFAQGCVLDNYHIACFHKRDGELNVYGEDSPAVSYSYFHQKLLNWIVDKMNNQPDQGPMNHIAELLKQANYPTKAVISIGATRYTEFGESNFLQVGDTSIVVVYDAKKYSHEQIIAMAETEKFAEDISALVQRVR, encoded by the coding sequence ATGCAAAAAGAACATTTTATTGGTTTAGGCGTAGCCGGAAATTTTGCCGGTCATTTAGAACAAGCGGGTGAAGCGGCTGATTTCTTGCAAGTAAAGACGGAAGAAGCAATTCAACCGAAAGCGATTTTTCCTTTCTATGTACCAAGCCAAACTTTAAACTCAACGGAACAATTCCTCGCAACTTATCCCTTATCTCACGATACGATTACTTTTCCAAATGATGCCGACAATTTGCAAATTGAACCTGAAGTTGCACTGATTTGCAAAATTGAATATCAAAACAATCAAGTCATAGCCCTCAAGCCTACTCATTTTGCCGCTTACAATGACTGCTCTATCCGCCGCCCTAATGCACGTAAAATTTGTGAAAAGAAAAATTGGGGCAACGCGTCAAAAGGGATTTCTGAAACACTTATTCCTTTAGATCATTTTGCACAGGGTTGCGTTTTAGATAATTACCATATCGCTTGTTTCCATAAACGTGACGGTGAACTTAATGTATATGGCGAAGACAGCCCTGCAGTAAGCTATAGTTATTTTCATCAAAAACTGCTGAACTGGATTGTAGACAAGATGAATAACCAACCGGATCAAGGACCGATGAATCATATTGCAGAATTACTTAAACAAGCGAATTACCCGACAAAAGCGGTAATTAGTATTGGTGCTACTCGCTATACTGAATTTGGCGAAAGCAACTTCCTGCAAGTTGGCGATACAAGTATTGTCGTGGTCTATGATGCTAAAAAATATTCGCATGAGCAAATTATAGCAATGGCTGAAACCGAAAAATTTGCCGAAGATATTTCTGCCTTGGTTCAACGTGTCCGTTAA
- a CDS encoding oxaloacetate decarboxylase subunit gamma codes for MTNAELFGEGINLMISGMGFVLLFLIVLIYAISFISTLINKYFPEPISAPVAKPAPSATPANDLEHLRPVIAAAIAHHRRQQGLK; via the coding sequence ATGACAAATGCAGAACTCTTTGGTGAAGGCATAAACCTAATGATTTCAGGAATGGGCTTCGTGTTACTTTTCCTAATTGTTTTGATTTATGCAATTAGTTTTATTTCTACACTAATCAATAAATACTTCCCAGAACCTATCTCCGCTCCAGTAGCAAAACCTGCGCCAAGCGCAACTCCAGCTAACGATTTAGAACATTTACGCCCCGTGATTGCGGCTGCTATTGCCCATCATCGTCGCCAACAAGGATTAAAATAA
- the oadA gene encoding sodium-extruding oxaloacetate decarboxylase subunit alpha yields MTTQNKKIAITDVVLRDAHQSLFATRLRLDDMLPIAAELDKIGYWSLEAWGGATFDSCIRFLGEDPWVRLRELKKAIPNTPLQMLLRGQNLLGYRHYADDVVDRFVERCVKNGMDVFRVFDALNDPRNMQAALQSVKKHGGHAQGTLSYTTSPVHTLQTWLDVTEQLLEIGVDSLVIKDMSGILTPMAAYELVSEIKKRYDVELHLHCHSTTGMAEMALLKAIEAGVDGVDTSISSMSGTYGHPATESIVATLQGTPYDTGLNIPQLEKISAYFRDVRKKYAKFEGQLRGVDSRILVAQVPGGMLTNLESQLKQQNASDKLDLVLQEIPRVREDLGNIPLVTPTSQIVGTQAVMNVLMGERYKTIAKETAGILKGEYGRTPAPVNKVLQERVLEGATPITDRPANHIAPEIDKLVAEVTAQAKEKGITLSENAIDDVLIVALFQQVGWKFLENRNNPAAFEPAPTAESAKPVQAAAPKAQPQSGPAVYTVELEGKAFVVKVSEGGDITNIAPTAPATAPQVVAPAAATSANAEPVKAPMAGNILKVEVSEGQQVAEGDVLLILEAMKMETQICAAKAGKVQGIAIKQGDVVAVDQVLMNLA; encoded by the coding sequence ATGACTACTCAAAATAAAAAAATTGCGATTACTGATGTTGTTTTACGTGACGCACACCAATCTTTATTTGCGACACGATTACGCTTAGACGATATGCTACCGATTGCAGCCGAATTGGATAAAATCGGTTATTGGTCTTTAGAAGCATGGGGCGGTGCAACATTTGATAGCTGTATCCGTTTTTTAGGCGAAGATCCTTGGGTACGTTTGCGTGAATTAAAAAAAGCAATTCCGAATACACCACTGCAAATGTTATTACGCGGACAAAATTTATTGGGTTACCGCCATTATGCGGATGATGTGGTAGATCGTTTTGTAGAACGTTGTGTAAAAAACGGTATGGATGTATTCCGTGTATTCGACGCGTTAAATGACCCTCGCAATATGCAGGCTGCATTACAATCGGTTAAAAAACACGGCGGGCATGCACAAGGCACGTTAAGCTATACCACCAGTCCGGTACACACCTTACAAACGTGGTTAGACGTAACCGAACAATTATTGGAAATCGGGGTAGATTCACTTGTTATCAAAGATATGTCAGGTATCTTAACCCCAATGGCTGCGTACGAATTAGTCAGTGAAATTAAGAAACGTTATGACGTAGAGCTTCACTTACACTGCCACTCAACCACTGGTATGGCGGAAATGGCATTATTAAAAGCGATTGAAGCAGGTGTTGATGGTGTGGATACTTCTATTTCTTCAATGTCCGGTACTTACGGTCATCCGGCAACCGAATCTATTGTCGCAACACTTCAAGGCACACCTTATGACACCGGTTTAAATATTCCTCAACTTGAAAAAATCTCAGCTTACTTCCGTGACGTTCGTAAAAAATATGCGAAATTTGAAGGTCAGTTACGTGGTGTAGACAGCCGTATTTTAGTAGCACAAGTGCCGGGCGGTATGCTAACCAACCTTGAAAGCCAGTTAAAACAACAAAATGCAAGTGACAAACTTGATCTTGTATTACAAGAAATCCCTCGCGTCCGTGAAGATCTCGGTAATATTCCACTTGTGACGCCAACTTCACAAATCGTCGGTACTCAAGCAGTCATGAACGTGTTAATGGGCGAGCGTTATAAAACTATCGCCAAAGAAACTGCCGGTATTTTAAAAGGCGAATACGGTCGTACGCCTGCACCGGTTAATAAAGTACTACAAGAACGTGTGCTTGAAGGTGCTACGCCGATTACCGATCGTCCGGCAAACCATATCGCCCCGGAAATTGACAAATTAGTAGCGGAAGTAACTGCACAGGCTAAAGAGAAAGGCATTACGCTTTCAGAAAATGCGATTGATGACGTGCTAATCGTGGCGTTATTCCAACAAGTCGGTTGGAAATTCTTAGAAAATCGTAATAATCCGGCAGCATTCGAACCGGCTCCGACTGCAGAATCCGCTAAACCGGTTCAGGCAGCAGCACCAAAAGCACAACCGCAATCAGGTCCTGCAGTTTATACAGTTGAACTTGAAGGCAAAGCCTTTGTCGTGAAAGTAAGCGAGGGTGGTGATATTACTAATATTGCACCGACAGCACCAGCTACCGCACCACAAGTTGTAGCACCGGCTGCTGCAACCAGTGCAAATGCTGAACCGGTTAAAGCGCCGATGGCGGGTAACATTCTTAAAGTGGAAGTAAGCGAAGGTCAGCAAGTGGCGGAAGGTGATGTGTTACTCATTCTTGAAGCAATGAAAATGGAAACACAAATTTGTGCAGCCAAAGCCGGTAAGGTTCAAGGTATTGCGATAAAACAAGGTGATGTCGTTGCCGTTGATCAAGTATTAATGAATCTTGCTTAA
- a CDS encoding oxaloacetate decarboxylase subunit beta translates to MESIIALFQGMGIMHMELGQAIMIAVSLLLLWLAIARGFEPLLLLPIGFGGLLSNIPEAGLAMTALDNLLHHGTTEQFAIIAAKVNSASLDVNSIKEAIALAAPSVQNELEVIAGDMGYTAGVLALFYKVAIGYGVAPLIIFMGVGAMTDFGPLLANPRTLLLGAAAQFGIFATVLGALGLNWLGIIDFTLPQAAAIGIIGGADGPTAIYLASKLAPELLGAIAVAAYSYMALVPLIQPPIMKALTTDAERKIRMVQLRTVSNREKILFPIILLLLVALLLPDAAPLLGMFCFGNLMRVSGVVERLNDTAQNALINIVTIFLGLSVGAKLVADKFLQPQTLGILVLGVIAFGIGTASGVLMAKLMNKFSKNKINPLIGSAGVSAVPMAARVSNKVGLEYDKQNFLLMHAMGPNVAGVIGSAIAAGVMLKYIAAM, encoded by the coding sequence ATGGAAAGTATTATCGCTCTGTTTCAGGGCATGGGCATTATGCATATGGAGCTAGGACAAGCCATTATGATTGCGGTAAGTCTATTATTGCTCTGGCTTGCAATTGCCCGTGGCTTTGAACCGCTCCTTTTACTACCTATAGGCTTCGGCGGTTTGTTATCTAATATTCCGGAAGCCGGTTTGGCAATGACCGCTTTAGATAATCTGTTACATCACGGCACAACCGAACAATTTGCGATTATCGCTGCAAAAGTGAATAGCGCAAGTTTGGATGTAAACAGTATTAAAGAAGCGATTGCATTAGCCGCACCTTCGGTACAAAACGAGTTAGAAGTGATTGCCGGAGATATGGGCTATACCGCCGGTGTGTTAGCGTTATTCTATAAAGTGGCAATCGGTTATGGGGTTGCTCCGCTCATCATCTTTATGGGTGTCGGTGCAATGACAGATTTCGGTCCGCTATTAGCCAACCCTCGTACGCTCTTATTAGGTGCAGCGGCACAATTCGGCATTTTCGCCACCGTACTCGGTGCTTTAGGTTTGAACTGGTTAGGTATTATTGACTTTACCCTACCGCAAGCGGCCGCGATTGGTATTATCGGTGGTGCGGACGGCCCGACCGCAATCTATCTGGCAAGTAAACTTGCGCCTGAATTACTCGGTGCGATTGCAGTAGCGGCTTACTCTTATATGGCGCTAGTACCGTTGATTCAGCCGCCGATTATGAAAGCGTTAACTACAGATGCCGAACGTAAAATCCGTATGGTGCAATTACGCACAGTAAGCAATCGAGAAAAAATTCTGTTCCCGATTATCTTGCTCTTACTCGTGGCGTTATTATTGCCAGATGCGGCACCGTTACTCGGTATGTTCTGTTTCGGTAACTTAATGCGTGTCAGCGGTGTGGTAGAACGTTTAAATGATACGGCTCAAAACGCGCTGATCAATATCGTGACGATTTTCCTTGGCTTATCGGTCGGTGCGAAATTAGTGGCGGATAAATTCCTACAACCACAAACCTTAGGCATTTTAGTATTAGGGGTGATTGCTTTCGGTATCGGTACCGCCAGCGGTGTATTAATGGCGAAATTGATGAACAAGTTCAGCAAAAATAAAATTAACCCGCTTATCGGTTCTGCCGGTGTTTCTGCCGTGCCAATGGCAGCACGTGTATCAAATAAAGTCGGTTTGGAATATGACAAACAAAACTTCTTATTAATGCACGCTATGGGACCAAACGTAGCCGGTGTAATCGGTTCTGCAATCGCAGCCGGTGTAATGTTGAAATATATTGCGGCAATGTAG
- a CDS encoding zinc ribbon domain-containing protein YjdM yields MTYPACPKCKGENTYHDSIQFVCPDCAHEWTGEEIEEQDEDQLIVKDSNGNLLADGDDVLLIKDLKLKGSSEVLKKGTKFKGIRLVNGDHNVDCGKIMLKSEFLKKA; encoded by the coding sequence ATGACATACCCTGCTTGCCCGAAATGTAAAGGCGAAAATACTTATCACGATTCTATTCAATTTGTTTGCCCTGATTGTGCTCACGAATGGACGGGCGAAGAAATTGAAGAACAAGATGAAGACCAGCTAATTGTAAAAGATAGCAACGGTAATTTATTAGCTGACGGTGATGATGTACTGTTAATTAAAGATTTAAAACTCAAAGGTTCGTCCGAAGTATTGAAAAAGGGTACGAAATTCAAAGGTATCCGCTTAGTGAATGGTGACCATAACGTAGATTGCGGCAAAATTATGCTGAAATCCGAATTTCTGAAAAAAGCATAA